In a genomic window of Pseudomonas oryzihabitans:
- a CDS encoding sugar phosphate isomerase/epimerase family protein: MRIAISNIAWDVPDDAMVAEILQQYRVDAIDIAPGKYFADPKVATTQEIQTVRQQWQARGIEITGMQALLFGTTGLNVFGDGDVQQALLAQLEGVCRVAEGLGATRLVFGSPRNRDRSGLSDDQALAQAREFFLRLGDVAATHGVLICLEPNPPRYGANFMIDSDSTAAVVRAVAHPAIRMQLDTGALTINEEDAARVLEEHAELIGHVHASEPDLVTLGEGGTNHEGIAFALTRRLPEQVVSIEMLPAKQGSNLAALERGVQVAIRAYRDLPETAA, encoded by the coding sequence ATGCGCATCGCCATTTCCAATATCGCCTGGGACGTCCCCGACGACGCCATGGTCGCCGAGATCCTGCAGCAGTATCGGGTGGATGCCATCGATATCGCCCCCGGCAAGTACTTCGCCGATCCCAAGGTGGCCACGACCCAGGAGATCCAGACGGTACGCCAACAGTGGCAAGCCCGAGGCATCGAGATCACCGGCATGCAGGCACTGCTGTTCGGTACGACCGGGCTCAATGTCTTCGGTGACGGGGACGTCCAGCAGGCGTTGCTCGCCCAACTGGAAGGCGTCTGCCGGGTCGCCGAAGGGCTAGGCGCTACTCGGCTGGTGTTCGGCTCGCCGCGCAATCGTGACCGCTCGGGTTTGAGCGATGACCAGGCGCTGGCGCAGGCCCGCGAGTTCTTCCTGCGCCTGGGCGATGTCGCCGCTACCCATGGGGTACTCATCTGCCTGGAGCCCAATCCGCCACGCTATGGCGCCAATTTCATGATCGACAGCGATTCCACCGCGGCGGTGGTGCGAGCGGTGGCTCATCCGGCGATCCGCATGCAGCTCGACACCGGCGCCCTGACCATCAACGAGGAAGATGCCGCTCGCGTGCTCGAAGAGCATGCCGAGTTGATCGGCCATGTCCATGCCAGCGAGCCGGACCTGGTGACCTTGGGGGAGGGGGGTACCAACCATGAGGGGATCGCCTTCGCCCTGACCCGGCGGCTGCCCGAGCAGGTCGTCAGCATCGAGATGCTGCCGGCCAAGCAGGGCTCCAACCTGGCCGCGCTGGAGCGTGGGGTACAGGTCGCCATCCGGGCCTATCGTGATTTGCCGGAGACCGCCGCATGA
- a CDS encoding glycosyltransferase family 2 protein — MTTAIPTAERALWQVPSYTTTFWNGRSRPHCVVIPVINEGERILSLLRRMAALKIADIADVIIIDGGSTDGSLEPQRLQELGVRGLLVKTAPGKLSAQLRCAYAFVLDEGYTAIVTIDGNDKDDPDAIPRFIEAIEQGYDFVQASRFLAGGVAENTPKSRDFAIRFIHAPMLSLASGFHWTDTTQGFRAYSRAMLLDPRVAPFRDEFTTYELLAYLSYRVPKLGYRCVELPTVRRYPKGEVPTKISSVRGNLSVLQVLMKACAGHYNPRLGEDAQLAAQRRS; from the coding sequence ATGACTACTGCAATTCCCACCGCCGAGCGTGCCCTCTGGCAGGTACCCAGCTACACGACGACCTTCTGGAACGGCCGCAGCCGCCCGCATTGCGTGGTGATTCCAGTCATCAACGAAGGCGAGCGTATCCTCAGCCTGCTGCGACGCATGGCGGCGTTGAAGATCGCCGATATCGCCGATGTCATCATCATCGACGGCGGCAGTACCGATGGCTCTCTGGAGCCGCAACGGCTGCAAGAGCTGGGCGTTCGCGGGCTGCTGGTCAAGACGGCACCCGGCAAACTCAGTGCTCAGCTGCGCTGCGCCTACGCCTTCGTGCTCGATGAGGGCTACACCGCGATCGTGACCATCGATGGCAATGACAAGGACGATCCGGACGCCATCCCGCGCTTCATCGAAGCCATCGAGCAGGGCTACGACTTCGTCCAGGCCTCGCGTTTCCTCGCCGGTGGCGTGGCGGAGAACACGCCCAAGTCCCGCGACTTCGCCATTCGCTTCATCCATGCGCCCATGCTGAGCCTGGCCTCGGGTTTCCACTGGACGGATACCACCCAGGGTTTTCGCGCCTACAGCCGGGCCATGCTGCTGGATCCGCGGGTCGCGCCGTTCCGCGATGAATTCACTACCTACGAGTTGCTGGCCTATCTGTCCTATCGCGTGCCGAAATTGGGTTACCGCTGCGTGGAACTCCCCACGGTGAGACGCTATCCGAAGGGCGAGGTACCCACCAAGATCAGCAGCGTAAGAGGTAATCTTTCGGTGCTACAGGTACTGATGAAGGCCTGTGCAGGCCATTACAATCCACGCCTGGGCGAGGACGCCCAGCTGGCAGCGCAACGACGAAGCTAA
- a CDS encoding flagellar brake protein — MSGSFASDNAPQPPKVYRSAGEIIASLRPALQHHIPLRITFVRQGQQFQSFVVAIDEAKGLIALDEFIPREAERLLEQGQSFKVDSLHEGILVSWRIDHQVQFSELDGHRCYWVGLPAELTYHQRRNAFRVKLLLNRPATAELVQDTQQIQLRGQLIDLSATGCKLRFPGNVTHLLQPGQLVQSFTAELPMGAITTAVNIRHVTCLDRLEQSDVGVSFHNLNGATQRQIERFVYQLQRENRRFE, encoded by the coding sequence GTGTCAGGATCTTTCGCCAGCGATAATGCGCCCCAGCCACCCAAGGTGTACCGCTCAGCCGGCGAGATCATAGCGTCTCTGCGCCCGGCGCTGCAGCATCACATCCCGCTGCGGATCACCTTCGTGCGTCAGGGCCAGCAGTTTCAAAGCTTCGTCGTAGCAATCGACGAAGCCAAGGGGCTGATCGCACTGGATGAGTTCATTCCCCGTGAAGCGGAACGTCTACTGGAACAGGGTCAGTCCTTTAAGGTAGACAGCCTACACGAAGGCATCCTGGTCAGTTGGCGGATCGACCATCAGGTCCAATTCAGCGAACTCGATGGCCACCGCTGCTACTGGGTCGGCTTGCCCGCGGAACTCACCTATCACCAAAGACGCAACGCCTTCCGCGTCAAGCTCCTACTGAACCGGCCAGCTACTGCTGAATTGGTTCAGGACACCCAACAGATTCAGCTGCGCGGCCAGTTGATCGACCTGTCGGCGACGGGTTGCAAGTTGCGCTTTCCCGGCAACGTCACCCACCTGCTGCAACCCGGCCAACTGGTACAGAGCTTCACCGCCGAATTACCCATGGGCGCCATCACCACCGCGGTGAACATCCGCCATGTGACCTGCCTGGATCGTCTCGAACAGAGCGACGTTGGTGTCAGCTTCCACAATCTCAACGGCGCTACCCAGCGTCAGATAGAGCGCTTCGTGTACCAGTTGCAGCGGGAAAACCGCCGCTTCGAGTGA
- a CDS encoding chemotaxis protein CheV: MAGVLDAVNQRTQLVGQNRLELLLFRLDGSQLYGINVFKVKEVLQCPKLTVMPKSSPVVRGVASIRGGTFPIIDLSMATGRRGLDDINNCFVIITEYNTKVQGFLVRSVERIVNMNWEGINPPPKGTGRDHYLTAVTRVDNQLVEIIDVEKILSEVAPSVETVSAGVISEVVQAKAVTKRVLIVDDSSVARKQVSRCLETVGVEVIALNDGRQALNYLQAMVGEGKRPEDELLMIISDIEMPEMDGYTLTAEIRHDPRMQKVHILLHTSLSGVFNQAMVKKVGADDFLAKFRPDDLASRVVERINAVDSH, from the coding sequence ATGGCTGGTGTATTGGACGCAGTCAACCAACGTACCCAACTGGTGGGCCAGAACCGTCTGGAGCTGCTGCTGTTCCGTCTGGACGGCTCGCAGCTCTATGGCATCAATGTGTTCAAGGTGAAGGAGGTACTCCAGTGCCCCAAGCTCACCGTGATGCCGAAGTCGAGCCCGGTGGTACGGGGCGTGGCCAGCATTCGTGGTGGCACCTTTCCCATCATCGACCTGTCGATGGCCACGGGCCGTCGCGGTCTGGATGACATCAACAACTGCTTCGTGATCATCACCGAGTACAACACCAAGGTGCAGGGCTTCCTGGTGCGGTCGGTAGAGCGCATCGTCAACATGAACTGGGAAGGCATCAATCCGCCGCCCAAAGGTACTGGTCGCGACCATTATCTGACGGCAGTCACTCGGGTCGACAATCAACTCGTCGAGATCATCGATGTCGAGAAGATCCTTTCCGAGGTGGCGCCGTCCGTCGAGACCGTGTCGGCCGGGGTGATCAGCGAAGTGGTACAGGCCAAGGCCGTGACCAAGCGCGTGCTGATCGTCGATGACTCCTCGGTGGCGCGCAAGCAGGTGAGCCGCTGCCTGGAGACCGTGGGTGTGGAGGTCATCGCGCTCAATGATGGGCGGCAGGCATTGAACTATCTGCAGGCCATGGTAGGGGAAGGTAAGCGTCCGGAAGATGAATTGCTGATGATCATTTCCGACATCGAGATGCCGGAAATGGACGGCTATACCCTCACGGCGGAAATCCGTCATGATCCGCGGATGCAGAAAGTGCATATACTGCTGCATACCTCCTTGTCTGGCGTCTTCAACCAGGCCATGGTCAAGAAGGTCGGCGCGGATGACTTCCTGGCCAAGTTCCGCCCCGATGATCTCGCCTCCCGAGTGGTTGAGCGCATCAATGCGGTCGACAGTCACTAG
- the flgM gene encoding flagellar biosynthesis anti-sigma factor FlgM, producing MALDINRLNSSSSSGMGGTKAATNKEAAPAQTNDAKTTSPSVSGESVSLSAEAKQLSSLTAGLKDLPVVDSDKVSRLKQAIADGSYKVDSQKVADKLLAFES from the coding sequence ATGGCTCTAGATATCAATCGCCTGAATTCGTCCTCTTCTTCAGGCATGGGCGGCACTAAGGCTGCCACGAACAAGGAAGCGGCACCGGCGCAAACCAACGATGCCAAGACGACGTCTCCTAGCGTCTCCGGCGAATCGGTCAGTCTGAGCGCCGAAGCCAAGCAGCTGAGCTCCCTCACTGCAGGACTGAAGGATTTGCCGGTGGTCGACAGTGACAAGGTCAGCCGCCTGAAACAGGCCATCGCCGATGGCTCTTACAAGGTCGACAGCCAGAAGGTGGCCGACAAACTGCTGGCGTTCGAGTCCTGA
- a CDS encoding MFS transporter — MGRVLSAFRGLYFATLLMLIGTGLLSTYLGLRLAAEQVQGFWVGALTAAYYLGLVIGGKLGHRLIARVGHIRAYVACAGIAGAAVLGIGLLPWLPVWLGLRLLIGMSMMCQYMVLESWLNEQAGPGERGKVFSGYMTASYLGLALGQTVLVASPDLDVDKLMLVATCYALCLVPVAVTGKIHPAPLKPAPLEPTFFIQRVPQSLTTTLVAGLVIGSFYGLAPLYASAQGLPTERIGLFMACCIFAGLIAQWPIGWLSDRHDRSGLIRTIAIALTIAALPLAVLPHVPPVVLLPLGLIVSLLQFVLYPLAVALSNDHIEGERRVSLSAMLLVTFGVGACIGPLAVGALMNLIGPNMLYAFVVLCGGVLIWRIRPDAVTGKHLVDEAPLNHVPMPEGSTSSPLAAALDPRVDSQVVQEQMHSESSTETPVAAEGPSAEEVEASAESPAKTGAP, encoded by the coding sequence ATGGGGCGTGTGCTGTCGGCGTTTCGCGGGCTTTATTTCGCGACGCTGTTGATGTTGATCGGGACCGGGTTGCTGAGCACCTATCTGGGGTTGCGCCTGGCGGCGGAGCAGGTCCAGGGGTTCTGGGTCGGTGCCCTGACCGCCGCCTATTACCTGGGGCTGGTGATCGGTGGCAAGCTGGGGCATCGGCTGATCGCCCGGGTAGGCCATATCCGCGCCTATGTGGCCTGTGCCGGCATCGCCGGCGCGGCCGTGCTCGGCATCGGCCTGCTGCCCTGGTTGCCCGTGTGGCTGGGCCTGCGACTGCTCATCGGGATGAGCATGATGTGCCAGTACATGGTCCTGGAGAGCTGGCTCAACGAGCAGGCCGGTCCCGGCGAGCGGGGCAAGGTCTTCTCTGGCTACATGACCGCTTCCTACCTCGGCCTCGCCCTGGGCCAGACGGTACTGGTGGCTTCACCCGATCTGGATGTCGACAAGCTGATGCTGGTCGCCACCTGCTACGCCCTGTGCCTGGTGCCCGTGGCGGTGACCGGCAAGATTCACCCGGCGCCGCTCAAGCCGGCGCCACTGGAGCCCACCTTCTTCATCCAGCGGGTTCCGCAGTCCCTCACCACTACCCTGGTCGCCGGCTTGGTGATCGGCTCCTTCTACGGTCTGGCACCGCTCTATGCCAGCGCCCAGGGGCTGCCTACCGAACGCATCGGTCTGTTCATGGCCTGTTGCATCTTCGCCGGACTGATCGCCCAATGGCCGATTGGCTGGCTGTCGGATCGGCACGATCGCAGTGGCTTGATCCGCACGATCGCCATAGCGCTCACCATCGCCGCCTTGCCGCTGGCCGTGCTACCCCACGTTCCGCCAGTGGTGCTGTTGCCCTTGGGCTTGATCGTCAGTCTGCTGCAGTTCGTGCTCTATCCTTTGGCGGTCGCGCTTTCCAATGACCACATCGAAGGAGAGCGCCGTGTCTCCCTGAGCGCCATGCTGCTGGTCACCTTTGGCGTGGGAGCCTGTATCGGTCCGCTGGCGGTGGGGGCCCTGATGAATCTGATCGGGCCCAACATGCTCTATGCCTTCGTCGTGCTGTGCGGTGGCGTGCTCATCTGGCGGATCCGCCCTGATGCGGTGACCGGCAAGCACCTGGTCGACGAGGCGCCGCTGAACCATGTGCCCATGCCGGAAGGGTCCACCAGCTCACCCTTGGCAGCGGCCCTGGATCCCCGGGTCGACAGCCAGGTCGTCCAGGAGCAGATGCACAGCGAGTCGTCGACCGAGACACCCGTCGCCGCGGAAGGGCCTTCGGCCGAGGAGGTGGAAGCGTCCGCTGAATCGCCCGCGAAAACGGGAGCGCCATGA
- a CDS encoding NAD(P)-dependent oxidoreductase: protein MKTDALIGYSGFVGSTLLKQKAFGALFRSTNIEQIGDRPYGQVICAGAPAQKWIANRDPAADRQKIDGLISHLSRIECDSFVLISTVDVFKQPIGVDENTAVDEEGLHAYGANRYRLERFVREHFAKALIVRLPGLVGPGLRKNVIYDLLNDNNLQAVESRGVFQFYPMVNLGYDIQTAQAAGLELVHLTAEPISVADIARLGFGRDFGNTLEGTPARYDFRSVHAAVFGGRDGYQYSARDTLLAVRAYAQSEPPVIKAEGQ from the coding sequence ATGAAGACCGACGCATTGATAGGGTACAGCGGCTTCGTAGGGTCGACGCTGCTCAAGCAGAAGGCCTTCGGTGCACTGTTCCGCTCCACCAACATCGAGCAGATCGGTGATCGGCCCTATGGCCAGGTGATCTGCGCGGGTGCGCCGGCGCAGAAGTGGATCGCCAACCGCGATCCCGCGGCCGATCGCCAGAAGATCGATGGGCTGATCAGCCATCTCTCGCGTATCGAGTGTGACTCCTTCGTGCTGATCAGCACCGTGGATGTGTTCAAGCAGCCGATCGGCGTGGATGAAAACACGGCGGTGGACGAAGAGGGCCTGCATGCCTACGGCGCCAATCGCTATCGTCTGGAGCGGTTCGTGCGCGAGCACTTCGCCAAGGCGCTGATCGTTCGCTTGCCCGGCCTGGTCGGGCCGGGGCTGCGCAAGAACGTGATCTACGATCTGCTCAACGACAACAACCTGCAGGCGGTGGAAAGCCGCGGCGTCTTCCAGTTCTACCCCATGGTCAATCTCGGCTACGACATCCAGACCGCCCAGGCGGCCGGCCTGGAGCTCGTCCACCTGACCGCCGAACCCATCAGCGTGGCGGACATCGCCCGCCTGGGCTTCGGCCGGGACTTCGGCAATACCCTGGAAGGCACCCCGGCGCGCTACGATTTCCGCAGTGTCCACGCGGCAGTCTTCGGCGGCCGCGACGGCTACCAGTACAGCGCCCGCGACACCCTGCTGGCGGTGCGCGCCTATGCGCAGTCGGAACCTCCGGTGATCAAGGCGGAGGGGCAGTGA
- a CDS encoding FAD-dependent oxidoreductase has product MKDAIVIGGGFYGAMTALYLMRVRGFAKVTLIEREDGLLKRASYHNQARVHNGYHYPRSFVTAFRSRVNLPRFLRDYPDVVVRDFTKLYAIARNNSKVTAKQFERFCQGIEASLQPAPEEFSRLFDNRLIEAVYLTEEYAFNSAVLAGEVSRELDAVGVELLFNSRVTAIHGTSGGLSVEVVGDAGQQEMQCRYLFNCTYSGLNQYTGDFPGTTTRLRHEITEMALVEMPPELRNLGVTVMDGPFFSMMPFPARGLHTLSHVRYTPHMNWEDANGTDPYARLDDYDRASRADWMVRDVARYMADAARVEYRDSLFEVKTILMKNEGDDGRPILFEQHTELPGCYSMLGGKIDNIFDALERLDAEPFH; this is encoded by the coding sequence ATGAAAGATGCGATCGTCATTGGTGGTGGCTTCTATGGCGCCATGACGGCCCTTTATCTGATGCGGGTAAGGGGCTTCGCCAAGGTCACCTTGATAGAGCGGGAAGACGGCTTGCTGAAGCGTGCTTCCTATCACAATCAGGCCCGTGTCCATAACGGTTATCACTATCCGCGTAGTTTCGTCACCGCCTTTCGCAGTCGCGTTAACTTGCCGAGATTCCTGCGTGATTATCCTGATGTCGTGGTGCGGGATTTCACCAAGTTGTATGCCATCGCCCGCAACAACTCGAAGGTGACCGCCAAGCAGTTCGAGCGCTTCTGCCAAGGTATCGAAGCCTCTCTACAGCCGGCTCCCGAAGAGTTTTCCCGACTCTTCGACAACCGTCTCATCGAGGCGGTTTATCTCACCGAAGAGTACGCCTTCAATTCCGCCGTGCTTGCCGGCGAGGTGAGTCGCGAACTCGATGCGGTCGGGGTCGAGTTGCTGTTCAACAGCAGGGTCACCGCGATTCACGGTACGTCGGGTGGCTTGAGCGTCGAGGTCGTGGGGGACGCGGGGCAGCAGGAAATGCAGTGCCGCTATCTGTTCAATTGCACCTATAGCGGCCTCAACCAGTACACCGGGGACTTCCCCGGTACGACCACGCGCTTGCGACACGAAATCACCGAGATGGCGCTGGTCGAGATGCCGCCGGAGCTGCGTAACCTCGGTGTCACGGTGATGGACGGTCCGTTCTTCTCGATGATGCCCTTCCCGGCGCGGGGCCTGCATACCCTGTCGCACGTGCGCTACACCCCGCATATGAACTGGGAAGACGCCAACGGTACCGATCCCTACGCCCGCCTCGACGACTACGATCGCGCTTCCCGTGCGGACTGGATGGTCCGCGACGTGGCGCGCTACATGGCGGATGCGGCTCGGGTGGAGTACCGGGATTCGCTGTTCGAGGTGAAGACCATCCTGATGAAGAACGAGGGTGACGACGGCCGTCCCATTCTCTTCGAGCAGCATACCGAACTGCCCGGTTGCTATTCGATGCTGGGCGGCAAGATCGATAACATTTTCGATGCTCTGGAGCGCCTCGATGCCGAACCCTTCCATTGA
- a CDS encoding SMR family transporter codes for MKWLILILGIASNASASVLVKMAMLPPRRFPSPADPMAALTNWPFWLGLFMYGLAFLLYAAALAKLPLNVAHPVLTAGAIASVALLSVAIFREAFPWTTAAGIVLIIAGVALITARVG; via the coding sequence ATGAAATGGCTGATCCTGATCCTGGGCATCGCCTCCAATGCCTCGGCGAGCGTACTGGTGAAGATGGCGATGCTGCCACCGCGCCGTTTTCCCAGTCCTGCCGATCCCATGGCTGCCCTGACCAACTGGCCGTTCTGGCTGGGTCTCTTCATGTACGGTCTGGCGTTCCTGCTCTATGCCGCCGCCCTGGCCAAGCTGCCGTTGAACGTGGCGCATCCGGTACTGACGGCCGGGGCCATCGCCAGCGTCGCGCTGCTGTCGGTAGCGATCTTTCGCGAAGCCTTTCCCTGGACCACGGCGGCAGGCATCGTCCTGATCATCGCCGGTGTCGCCCTCATCACGGCCCGTGTCGGTTGA
- a CDS encoding flagella synthesis protein FlgN: MSNATLLEITLHDIDLSERLLALIDQEFQALTERQLEALESLLGDKQILLKQLDQHAQQRTTLLRNHGLATDLQGLSAYAATQANGPDLLAASARLVELMDKCKVHNARNGQIIQANRFVVGKLLNVLQGTTAPNLYDSRGGRTQGGYQRPLSSA; the protein is encoded by the coding sequence ATGTCCAATGCCACCCTGCTCGAGATCACCCTTCACGACATCGATTTGAGCGAGCGGTTGCTGGCTTTGATCGATCAGGAATTCCAGGCCTTGACCGAGCGTCAGCTGGAGGCGTTGGAATCCCTGTTGGGTGACAAGCAGATCCTGCTCAAGCAACTGGATCAGCACGCTCAACAGCGTACCACCCTGCTCCGCAACCACGGATTGGCGACCGACCTGCAAGGCCTCAGTGCCTACGCAGCTACCCAGGCGAACGGTCCTGATCTGCTGGCAGCTTCCGCTCGCCTCGTCGAGCTCATGGATAAATGCAAGGTCCATAATGCTCGCAATGGCCAGATCATTCAGGCCAATCGCTTCGTAGTGGGCAAATTGCTCAACGTCTTACAGGGTACGACCGCGCCTAATCTGTACGACAGCCGCGGCGGCCGAACCCAGGGCGGCTACCAGCGACCGCTCAGCTCGGCCTGA
- the flgA gene encoding flagellar basal body P-ring formation chaperone FlgA, translating into MKTSCRWAANLVLILTCLSGKAFAEGDYTSSDELIGAVESFLEERVQEYLLEAGFNARHENQINPLDPRLRLAACDKPLTLSQQGTPTPVGRISIKVRCEGSSPWTVFVPVQVKLYRPVVVAVQPLLRGTVLDTQNVALMERDVGVLTQGYLTSLEQVVGAQLKRQVVNEQVLTPAFLEQAELVRKGEQVVISARSASFNIRMQGQALADGAKDEEIRVRNLSSNRVIHARVVDQGQVEVAL; encoded by the coding sequence ATGAAAACCTCTTGCCGGTGGGCTGCCAATCTCGTGTTGATCCTGACGTGCCTGAGCGGAAAGGCCTTTGCGGAAGGCGACTACACCTCATCTGACGAACTTATCGGCGCTGTCGAAAGTTTTCTTGAGGAACGCGTACAGGAATATTTGCTGGAAGCGGGTTTCAACGCGCGCCACGAAAACCAGATCAATCCTCTGGATCCGCGCTTGCGCCTCGCCGCCTGCGACAAACCCCTGACACTTTCGCAACAGGGCACACCTACACCGGTGGGCCGGATCAGCATCAAGGTGCGCTGCGAAGGCAGCAGCCCCTGGACGGTGTTCGTGCCAGTTCAGGTAAAGCTATACCGTCCCGTGGTGGTCGCCGTCCAGCCGTTATTGCGGGGAACGGTGCTGGACACCCAGAACGTAGCGCTCATGGAGCGGGATGTCGGGGTCCTTACCCAGGGCTATCTCACCAGTCTGGAACAGGTGGTGGGCGCCCAGCTCAAGCGCCAGGTGGTCAATGAACAGGTACTCACCCCTGCTTTTCTGGAGCAGGCCGAATTGGTCCGCAAGGGTGAACAGGTGGTCATCAGTGCGCGCAGCGCTTCCTTCAATATCCGTATGCAGGGGCAAGCCTTGGCCGACGGCGCCAAGGACGAAGAAATCCGCGTACGCAACCTGAGTTCGAACCGGGTGATCCACGCCCGCGTGGTCGATCAGGGGCAGGTGGAGGTGGCGCTTTAG